In a genomic window of Thalassotalea piscium:
- the tolA gene encoding cell envelope integrity protein TolA, which translates to MFKFKPLSPLSLSVTLHVIVLLVLIIGDFTSTPPKPTTMAAPMQPITAVAVERKTIEAQINKIKQAEAAEEKRKRDKITAARKAKEKKARDEKLRKKRAAEKKAKAVAAEKARKKKIAEQKEAEKKAAAEKAKRLKDEQRKKEQKIKQEAERQRKAKEAKERAAQERLLEQQMAEEMESRQQARRQQMLSEIGRYTALISQTIQRNLITDKATMEGRSCKLTISLAPSGFVTNVVIGQGNRVVCDAAKVAVYKAGTLPVSKDPEVFKEMRTISLTVVPEF; encoded by the coding sequence TTGTTTAAATTTAAACCATTGTCGCCTTTGTCTTTAAGCGTTACTTTACATGTTATTGTATTATTAGTTTTGATTATTGGTGACTTTACTTCAACGCCGCCAAAGCCAACAACAATGGCTGCTCCTATGCAACCAATTACGGCTGTAGCAGTTGAAAGAAAAACAATAGAAGCACAAATAAACAAAATTAAACAAGCTGAAGCAGCGGAAGAGAAACGTAAGCGCGATAAAATAACTGCGGCTAGGAAAGCTAAAGAAAAGAAAGCACGTGATGAAAAGTTACGTAAAAAAAGAGCAGCAGAGAAAAAAGCCAAAGCTGTTGCTGCAGAAAAAGCGCGTAAAAAGAAAATAGCAGAGCAAAAAGAAGCAGAGAAAAAGGCAGCTGCCGAGAAAGCTAAGCGTTTAAAAGATGAACAACGTAAAAAAGAGCAGAAAATAAAGCAAGAAGCTGAACGACAAAGAAAAGCTAAAGAGGCCAAAGAAAGAGCTGCACAAGAGCGTTTACTAGAGCAGCAAATGGCTGAAGAGATGGAAAGTCGCCAGCAGGCACGGCGTCAACAAATGTTAAGTGAAATTGGTCGTTATACGGCATTGATAAGCCAAACAATTCAGCGTAATTTAATTACTGATAAAGCAACAATGGAAGGACGCTCTTGCAAACTAACAATAAGTTTAGCACCATCAGGGTTTGTTACTAATGTTGTTATTGGTCAAGGCAATAGAGTAGTATGTGATGCAGCAAAAGTCGCAGTGTATAAAGCGGGCACTTTACCTGTTTCAAAGGATCCGGAAGTATTTAAAGAGATGCGTACTATTAGTTTAACGGTAGTACCCGAATTTTAA
- the tolR gene encoding protein TolR has product MYTRVRRKKVAEINVVPYIDVMLVLLIIFMVTAPLITQGVKVELPKADAEPLSKDSKPPLVASVNAKGEYFLAVGANKNEPMSADEVAAVVKAHLAKAPDTPVVVNGDGAVSYDAVIQLMVILQKQAGVPSVGLMTDSPEK; this is encoded by the coding sequence ATGTATACGCGTGTTAGACGAAAAAAAGTGGCTGAAATAAATGTTGTGCCTTATATAGACGTAATGTTGGTATTGTTAATTATTTTTATGGTTACCGCACCATTAATTACTCAAGGGGTAAAAGTTGAATTACCTAAGGCAGATGCAGAGCCACTTAGCAAAGACAGTAAACCGCCGTTAGTTGCATCAGTTAACGCTAAAGGTGAATACTTTTTAGCCGTTGGCGCTAATAAAAATGAACCTATGTCTGCTGATGAAGTTGCTGCTGTGGTAAAGGCGCATTTAGCTAAAGCGCCGGACACACCTGTTGTTGTTAATGGCGATGGTGCTGTTTCATACGATGCCGTTATTCAGTTAATGGTGATATTGCAAAAGCAGGCAGGCGTACCTTCGGTTGGTTTAATGACAGATTCTCCGGAGAAATAA
- the tolQ gene encoding protein TolQ — protein MSAEISFFDLFLQASLLVQLVMLTLLSFSIASWAVIFQRRKNITQAANQLQVFEDKFWSGADLSKLYTEISARSHIYGIESLFVAGFKEFARIRKSNISSPQAVMDGTHRAMRVALSREVDELETHLPFMATVGSISPYIGLFGTVWGIMNSFIALGAVEQATLAMVAPGIAEALIATAMGLFAAIPAVMAFNRFSHQVEKLENSYGNFMDEFSSILQRQTAGEQQNQ, from the coding sequence GTGTCAGCTGAAATATCATTCTTTGATTTATTTTTACAAGCGAGTTTATTAGTTCAATTAGTTATGCTTACGCTATTAAGTTTTTCTATTGCCAGCTGGGCGGTTATTTTTCAACGCAGAAAAAACATTACCCAAGCTGCTAATCAGCTACAAGTGTTTGAAGACAAATTTTGGAGTGGGGCAGACTTAAGTAAACTGTACACTGAAATTAGTGCTCGTTCACACATTTATGGTATTGAAAGTTTATTTGTTGCTGGATTTAAAGAGTTTGCACGAATTAGAAAAAGTAATATTAGTTCTCCGCAAGCAGTCATGGATGGAACTCATCGTGCGATGCGTGTTGCATTATCGAGAGAGGTAGATGAATTGGAAACACATTTACCTTTTATGGCGACAGTCGGTTCAATCAGTCCGTATATAGGGTTATTTGGTACTGTTTGGGGAATTATGAACTCTTTTATTGCATTAGGTGCGGTAGAGCAGGCGACTTTAGCTATGGTAGCACCAGGTATAGCAGAAGCATTAATAGCAACGGCTATGGGACTGTTTGCCGCGATCCCTGCTGTAATGGCGTTTAACCGATTTAGTCACCAAGTTGAAAAGCTTGAAAATAGCTACGGTAACTTTATGGATGAGTTTTCAAGTATTTTACAAAGACAAACCGCTGGCGAACAACAAAATCAATAA
- the ybgC gene encoding tol-pal system-associated acyl-CoA thioesterase, with translation MNDKHHIRVYYEDTDAGGIVYYANYLKFFERARTEFLRLRGINQSDFLEQNIGFVVRKVEMENLASAKLDDLLLVTSKICQLKGASIVFEQKIFTQSQILICTAKVRVACVNLALAKPCAIPEIILGALKRVS, from the coding sequence ATGAACGATAAACATCATATTAGAGTTTACTACGAAGACACTGATGCTGGCGGTATTGTATATTATGCTAACTACCTCAAGTTTTTTGAAAGAGCTCGGACAGAATTTTTGAGACTACGAGGTATAAATCAGTCAGATTTTTTAGAACAAAATATAGGTTTTGTGGTCAGAAAGGTTGAAATGGAGAACTTAGCTTCCGCAAAGCTTGATGACTTACTACTGGTAACCTCTAAAATTTGCCAATTAAAAGGCGCGAGTATAGTTTTTGAGCAAAAAATCTTCACTCAATCACAAATATTAATATGTACTGCTAAGGTGCGTGTTGCCTGTGTTAACCTAGCGTTAGCAAAACCCTGTGCCATACCTGAAATTATATTAGGAGCGTTAAAACGTGTCAGCTGA
- the ruvB gene encoding Holliday junction branch migration DNA helicase RuvB, with amino-acid sequence MIEADRLIQPVATIEDESVDRAIRPKMLSDYTGQDHVKSQMEIFIQAARQRSEPLDHLLIFGPPGLGKTTLANIVANEMGVSIRTTSGPVLEKAGDLAALLTNLEENDVLFIDEIHRLSPVVEEILYPAMEDYQLDIMIGEGPAARSIKLDLPPFTLIGATTRAGALTSPLRDRFGIVQRLEFYNSKDLTDIVNRSAHFLNLTIDDQGAFEIAKRSRGTPRIANRLLRRVRDFADVKTQGVVNQGTAADALRMLEVDNEGFDIMDRKLLTAIIDKFMGGPVGLDNVAAAIGEERETIEDVLEPFLIQQGFLQRTPRGRIVTDKAYLHFGIDKPELK; translated from the coding sequence ATGATTGAAGCTGATCGTTTGATCCAACCTGTGGCGACCATCGAAGATGAAAGTGTTGACCGTGCCATTCGTCCTAAAATGTTGTCTGATTATACAGGGCAAGATCATGTAAAGTCACAAATGGAAATCTTTATTCAAGCGGCAAGGCAACGCAGTGAACCATTAGATCATTTATTGATATTCGGTCCTCCTGGGCTAGGTAAAACGACATTGGCGAATATTGTTGCCAATGAGATGGGTGTAAGCATTAGAACTACTTCGGGCCCAGTTTTAGAAAAGGCTGGAGACTTAGCTGCGTTATTAACGAACTTAGAAGAAAATGATGTGCTTTTTATTGATGAAATACATCGGTTAAGCCCTGTAGTTGAAGAAATATTATACCCGGCGATGGAAGATTACCAATTAGATATTATGATCGGTGAAGGGCCTGCTGCACGCTCAATAAAACTTGATTTACCCCCATTTACTCTGATCGGAGCAACTACAAGGGCTGGTGCTTTAACTTCTCCGTTGCGTGACCGCTTTGGTATAGTTCAGCGTTTAGAATTTTATAATAGTAAAGACTTAACAGATATCGTTAATCGTTCAGCACACTTTCTTAATTTAACTATTGATGATCAAGGTGCATTTGAAATAGCTAAGCGATCAAGAGGTACACCAAGAATAGCCAACCGTTTACTACGCAGAGTGAGAGACTTTGCAGATGTAAAAACACAAGGAGTAGTTAATCAGGGCACTGCAGCTGATGCTTTACGTATGCTTGAAGTTGATAATGAAGGCTTTGACATTATGGATAGAAAACTATTAACCGCCATAATCGACAAGTTTATGGGAGGTCCTGTTGGCTTAGATAACGTTGCCGCTGCTATTGGTGAAGAGCGCGAAACAATTGAAGACGTACTTGAACCTTTTTTAATTCAGCAAGGCTTTTTACAACGAACACCACGAGGGCGTATTGTTACCGATAAAGCTTACTTGCATTTTGGTATAGATAAGCCTGAACTAAAATAA
- the ruvA gene encoding Holliday junction branch migration protein RuvA produces the protein MIGRLRGLLVEKIAPEILIECNGVGYEVTMPMTSIYALPELNQEAIIFTHFVVREDAQLLYGFANKTERKLFRLLIKVNGVGPKLGLAILSGMSAEQFVSCVVHDDLTTIVKIPGVGKKTAERLLIEMRDRIKDWHTDESVSTFTLNSSSANSQPVLTNNIKGDAINALISLGYNQSQADKAIRAVFQAGMDSEDLIRDALKSML, from the coding sequence TTGATTGGTCGTTTACGTGGATTACTGGTTGAGAAAATAGCCCCAGAGATATTAATTGAATGTAATGGCGTTGGTTATGAAGTGACTATGCCAATGACAAGTATTTACGCTTTGCCTGAGCTTAACCAAGAAGCAATAATATTTACCCATTTTGTTGTTAGGGAAGATGCCCAATTACTTTATGGTTTTGCTAATAAAACAGAGCGTAAGCTATTTAGGTTACTAATTAAGGTAAATGGCGTTGGTCCTAAATTAGGTTTAGCCATATTGTCTGGTATGTCAGCAGAGCAGTTTGTAAGTTGTGTGGTTCATGATGACTTAACCACTATTGTTAAAATTCCTGGTGTTGGCAAAAAAACAGCAGAACGATTATTAATTGAAATGCGCGATCGCATAAAAGACTGGCATACCGATGAAAGTGTTTCAACGTTTACGCTTAACTCTTCAAGCGCTAATTCACAACCGGTATTGACCAATAACATTAAAGGTGATGCGATTAACGCCTTGATCTCTTTAGGGTACAATCAGTCACAAGCTGATAAAGCGATTAGGGCTGTTTTTCAAGCAGGTATGGACAGTGAAGACTTGATCCGTGATGCACTAAAGTCAATGCTTTAA
- the ruvC gene encoding crossover junction endodeoxyribonuclease RuvC, protein MSIILGIDPGSRLTGYGVIAQQGRKFTYLGSGCIKAIASGDDLAGRLQTIFAGVSEIIMQFNPNMFAIEQVFMAKNPDSALKLGQARGAAIVAATNAKLIVAEYSARQIKKSVVGTGAADKAQVQHMVKTILKLPATPQADAADALAVALCHAHSYDSLVKMSGQVKKTVRGRLR, encoded by the coding sequence TTGAGTATTATTTTAGGGATAGATCCCGGTTCTCGCTTAACCGGTTACGGGGTGATAGCGCAACAAGGTAGAAAGTTTACCTACCTTGGTAGCGGCTGTATTAAAGCAATTGCCTCAGGTGACGACCTAGCTGGCCGTTTGCAAACAATTTTTGCTGGTGTGTCAGAAATTATAATGCAATTTAACCCCAACATGTTTGCTATTGAGCAGGTATTTATGGCAAAAAATCCCGATTCTGCCTTAAAGTTAGGGCAAGCACGTGGCGCAGCTATTGTAGCAGCCACAAATGCAAAACTTATTGTTGCAGAGTATTCAGCAAGGCAAATAAAAAAATCAGTTGTTGGTACGGGTGCTGCAGACAAAGCACAGGTACAACACATGGTTAAAACTATTTTAAAACTACCCGCTACACCACAAGCCGATGCCGCAGATGCTTTAGCCGTAGCCCTTTGCCATGCGCATAGTTATGACTCTTTAGTTAAAATGTCAGGGCAGGTGAAAAAAACAGTGCGTGGTCGATTACGTTAA
- the aspS gene encoding aspartate--tRNA ligase, with protein MRTLYCGEVNESHIGQEITLCGWVNRRRDLGAVIFLDLRDREGIVQVVYDPDLPDVITKANALRNEFCVQVRGKVRARPEGQVNKDMKTGAIEVLGLDLVILNRSAPLPLDSNQINSEEQRLKYRYLDLRRAEMTERLRFRAKVTSAVRSSLEKQGFLDIETPILTAATPEGARDYLVPSRTHKGQFFALPQSPQLFKQLLMMSGMERYYQIVKCFRDEDLRADRQPEFTQIDIETSFMSSDQVMEVTETMIRELFQQLLNVDLGEFPRMPYSEAMTRFGSDKPDLRNPLEIVDVADILKDVEFKVFSGPANDAKGRVSVICVPGGAAKFSRKNLDDLTKFVGIYGAKGMPWLKVNDRDAGLEGLQSPILKFLTEESVNALLERANANTGDIIFFGSDTYNVVTESLGALRLKLGEDLDLLQGEWKPLWVVDFPMFEEVDGQMHAIHHPFTAPTNLTAQELEANPVGALSDAYDMVLNGCELGGGSVRIHKQDMQAAVFRILGISDEEAQEKFGFLLEALQYGAPPHAGLAFGLDRLVMLMTGASSIRDVMAFPKTTTAACPLTNAPGKANPAQLAELGIQTVAKEQK; from the coding sequence ATGCGTACGCTTTATTGTGGTGAGGTCAACGAATCTCATATTGGTCAAGAAATTACATTGTGTGGCTGGGTTAACCGTCGTCGTGACTTAGGTGCAGTGATCTTTTTAGATTTACGCGACCGAGAAGGGATAGTACAAGTAGTATATGATCCAGACTTACCAGATGTAATTACTAAAGCAAACGCTTTACGTAATGAGTTTTGTGTACAGGTTCGCGGCAAAGTAAGAGCTCGCCCAGAAGGCCAAGTTAATAAAGACATGAAAACAGGTGCGATTGAAGTGCTTGGATTAGACCTTGTTATTTTAAATAGATCGGCGCCTTTGCCTCTTGATAGCAACCAAATAAACTCTGAAGAGCAACGTTTAAAATATCGCTATTTAGATTTGCGTCGTGCTGAAATGACTGAACGTTTACGCTTTCGTGCGAAAGTAACTTCGGCGGTACGCTCATCGTTAGAAAAACAAGGCTTTTTAGATATTGAAACGCCAATTTTAACAGCTGCGACCCCTGAAGGCGCGCGCGATTATTTAGTGCCAAGCCGTACCCATAAAGGTCAATTTTTTGCTCTACCTCAATCGCCGCAACTGTTTAAGCAGTTACTGATGATGTCAGGGATGGAACGTTATTATCAGATCGTAAAATGTTTCCGTGATGAAGATTTACGTGCCGATCGTCAACCTGAATTTACCCAAATTGATATTGAAACCTCATTCATGAGCTCTGATCAAGTAATGGAAGTTACTGAAACCATGATCCGTGAATTATTTCAACAGTTACTTAATGTAGATTTAGGTGAGTTTCCACGTATGCCGTATTCAGAAGCCATGACACGCTTTGGCTCTGATAAGCCTGATCTACGTAATCCATTAGAAATTGTTGATGTTGCTGATATTCTAAAAGATGTTGAATTTAAAGTATTCTCTGGTCCTGCAAATGATGCAAAAGGGCGAGTTTCAGTTATTTGTGTCCCTGGTGGCGCGGCTAAGTTTTCACGCAAAAATCTAGACGATTTAACCAAATTTGTTGGAATTTACGGCGCTAAAGGTATGCCGTGGCTTAAAGTTAATGACAGAGATGCTGGACTTGAAGGCTTGCAATCGCCGATTTTAAAGTTTTTAACTGAAGAATCAGTCAATGCATTACTTGAACGTGCTAATGCTAACACAGGAGATATTATCTTCTTCGGTTCAGATACCTACAACGTGGTAACTGAATCATTAGGTGCATTGCGCCTTAAATTAGGAGAAGACTTAGACCTACTTCAGGGAGAGTGGAAGCCATTATGGGTTGTTGACTTCCCAATGTTTGAAGAAGTTGATGGTCAAATGCATGCGATTCATCACCCGTTTACTGCGCCAACTAATCTAACAGCGCAAGAGTTAGAAGCTAACCCTGTAGGTGCGTTGTCTGATGCATACGACATGGTATTGAACGGTTGTGAATTAGGTGGTGGTTCAGTTCGTATTCATAAGCAAGATATGCAAGCAGCTGTGTTTAGAATACTCGGTATTAGCGATGAAGAAGCGCAAGAAAAATTTGGTTTCTTACTTGAAGCTTTACAATATGGTGCGCCGCCGCATGCTGGTTTAGCATTTGGTTTAGACCGTTTAGTGATGCTAATGACAGGAGCGAGTTCAATTCGTGACGTTATGGCATTCCCTAAAACAACTACGGCAGCTTGCCCGTTAACTAATGCTCCAGGTAAAGCAAATCCTGCTCAACTGGCTGAATTAGGTATACAAACGGTAGCTAAAGAACAAAAGTAG
- the cmoA gene encoding carboxy-S-adenosyl-L-methionine synthase CmoA produces MPDTDLIFSKKHPQLKDFTFDRQVVEVFPDMISRSVPGYNTIIDTIGRLSQEYVTDNSNVYDLGCSLGAATSAMRKAILADNCKIIGIDNSPAMVERCKIHVNAFKGKTPVEIIEANILDSEIANASMVVINFTMQFIEPELRAQLITKIAQGLKPGGLLVLSEKITNSDPVCDQLLINLHHNFKRANGYSELEIAQKRTALENVMKPDSLDTHLTRLSNAGFSHVAPWFQCFNFFSLVAIK; encoded by the coding sequence ATGCCTGATACAGATTTAATTTTTTCAAAAAAGCACCCTCAACTAAAAGACTTCACTTTTGACCGGCAAGTTGTTGAAGTATTTCCTGACATGATTTCTCGCTCTGTGCCAGGCTACAACACAATAATTGACACGATTGGTCGACTCAGCCAAGAATACGTCACCGATAACTCAAATGTTTATGATTTAGGTTGCTCTTTAGGAGCTGCAACTTCTGCAATGCGAAAAGCAATTTTAGCCGACAATTGTAAAATTATTGGTATTGATAACTCCCCAGCCATGGTTGAACGCTGTAAAATTCATGTGAATGCCTTTAAAGGTAAAACACCCGTTGAGATTATCGAGGCAAATATTTTAGATAGTGAAATCGCTAATGCTTCAATGGTAGTGATTAACTTTACAATGCAATTTATTGAGCCAGAATTACGCGCTCAGTTAATTACTAAAATTGCTCAAGGCTTAAAACCAGGAGGTTTACTTGTATTATCTGAAAAAATTACCAATTCAGACCCAGTGTGCGATCAATTACTTATCAACTTACATCACAATTTCAAACGCGCCAACGGCTACAGTGAGCTAGAAATAGCGCAAAAGCGAACAGCACTTGAAAATGTTATGAAGCCTGATAGTTTAGACACTCACCTTACTCGCCTTTCGAATGCTGGTTTTAGCCATGTAGCTCCTTGGTTTCAATGCTTTAATTTCTTTTCTTTGGTCGCTATCAAATGA
- the cmoB gene encoding tRNA 5-methoxyuridine(34)/uridine 5-oxyacetic acid(34) synthase CmoB, which produces MISYNRFYQKIAENRLSHWLNTLPAQLTHWQKANLHGEFAHWQKTLDALPKTLVSNVELNTQVKAGEREDINDGEYKRIENLLKKFKPWRKGPYHIHGLHIDTEWRSDFKWDRLKDHISPLKDRYVLDIGCGSGYHLWRMRGEHAKFVVGIDPTQLFLMQFNAIQHFIKDDNVNLLPLGVEDLPELKAFDTVFAMGVLYHRRSPIDFLYQLKSQLTKGGELVLETLIVDGDENTVLVPGERYAKMRNVWFLPSAAAMCAWLERVGFKNIRVVNTDITALDEQRKTQWIDTESLQDFLDPNDSSKTIEGYPAPKRAIFIANI; this is translated from the coding sequence ATGATTTCATACAACCGTTTTTATCAAAAAATCGCCGAGAACCGCTTGAGTCATTGGCTCAATACGTTACCTGCACAATTAACTCATTGGCAGAAAGCAAATTTACATGGTGAATTTGCACATTGGCAAAAAACACTTGATGCACTCCCAAAGACCTTAGTAAGTAACGTAGAGTTAAATACTCAAGTTAAAGCAGGCGAACGTGAAGATATTAACGATGGTGAATATAAGCGCATTGAAAACTTATTAAAGAAGTTTAAGCCATGGAGAAAAGGCCCTTACCATATTCATGGCTTACATATAGACACTGAATGGCGTTCCGATTTTAAGTGGGACAGATTAAAAGATCATATCAGTCCACTCAAAGATCGTTACGTATTAGATATAGGTTGTGGTAGCGGTTATCACCTGTGGCGAATGCGAGGCGAGCACGCTAAGTTTGTAGTTGGAATTGATCCAACTCAATTATTTTTAATGCAGTTCAATGCTATTCAGCACTTTATTAAAGATGATAACGTAAACTTACTTCCTTTAGGTGTTGAAGATTTACCCGAGTTAAAAGCATTTGATACAGTATTTGCAATGGGCGTACTTTATCACCGTCGTTCACCTATCGACTTTCTCTACCAACTAAAATCTCAATTAACTAAAGGGGGGGAATTAGTCCTTGAAACCTTAATTGTTGATGGTGATGAAAATACAGTATTAGTACCAGGAGAACGCTATGCAAAAATGCGAAATGTATGGTTTTTACCAAGTGCAGCCGCTATGTGCGCTTGGCTAGAGCGGGTAGGATTTAAAAATATTCGTGTGGTAAATACCGATATAACCGCACTCGATGAACAGCGTAAAACGCAATGGATTGATACCGAGTCGTTACAAGACTTTTTAGACCCAAACGATAGTTCAAAAACAATTGAAGGCTACCCAGCCCCTAAACGGGCTATTTTTATCGCCAATATATAG
- a CDS encoding substrate-binding periplasmic protein codes for MKINLKCVLASLLLSTSVFAENAVQIEQKTIVAGLNKPPYVIEEDDQGIQLDLMRKAFEDIDVSFIYIPFGRGPTGFQQFNADGLLTVPPDASFAEMYISEPYVYYQNIAVTLLENDFSITSISDLAGKDITAFQNAKKYLGSEYELTSTRFMNYREVPEQDKQIELLFLHRTEVIILDISIFKLYLKSHADSELTKPFKVHYIFGERPYAAGFRTKEMRDTFDLRIKEMRKNGTYQLIYDKYL; via the coding sequence TTGAAAATCAACCTTAAGTGCGTTTTAGCGTCGCTATTACTAAGCACATCAGTTTTTGCTGAAAATGCTGTTCAAATAGAACAAAAAACTATCGTTGCTGGTTTAAATAAACCTCCCTATGTAATTGAAGAAGATGATCAAGGTATTCAATTAGATTTAATGCGTAAAGCATTTGAGGATATAGATGTTTCTTTTATCTATATTCCTTTTGGTCGAGGTCCTACAGGTTTCCAACAATTTAATGCAGATGGCTTGCTTACGGTCCCACCAGATGCCAGTTTTGCAGAAATGTATATTAGTGAACCCTATGTTTATTATCAAAATATAGCTGTGACCTTATTAGAAAATGACTTTTCAATAACTTCGATTAGTGACTTAGCAGGTAAAGATATTACTGCATTTCAGAATGCTAAAAAATATTTAGGCTCAGAATATGAGCTAACATCAACACGTTTTATGAATTATCGAGAAGTACCCGAGCAAGATAAACAAATAGAGTTATTATTTTTGCACCGAACAGAAGTGATTATATTAGACATCAGTATCTTTAAGCTTTATTTGAAATCTCATGCTGATAGCGAATTAACTAAACCTTTTAAGGTGCATTATATTTTTGGGGAAAGGCCCTACGCGGCAGGCTTTAGAACTAAAGAAATGCGTGACACATTTGACCTACGCATTAAGGAAATGAGAAAAAATGGTACTTACCAATTAATTTATGATAAGTACTTGTAA
- the yfbR gene encoding 5'-deoxynucleotidase has translation MKNSSFLAWILRMNLIKRWSPMHLVKEENVAEHSHQVAVIAHLLATIKNVYCDGHISPEKAATIALYHEVSETKLQDINHVTKYSSPALTEEFKKIEDLAEIECLNSLPEKLQPLFKELVIQKQVDKEYKKLVKAADVLTAYFKACDELKFHNPEFVSVKRRLSLKVDTYKKDMPEVSIFMELFEQNCLASLDDLSN, from the coding sequence GTGAAAAATAGTTCTTTTTTAGCTTGGATACTTCGAATGAACCTCATTAAACGCTGGTCTCCTATGCATTTAGTGAAGGAAGAGAATGTAGCTGAGCATAGTCATCAGGTAGCCGTAATTGCACATTTATTAGCAACGATTAAAAATGTTTATTGTGATGGTCATATAAGTCCTGAAAAAGCCGCCACTATCGCTTTATATCACGAAGTTTCAGAAACAAAACTTCAAGATATAAACCATGTTACCAAGTACAGTTCACCCGCGTTAACAGAGGAATTTAAAAAAATAGAAGATTTAGCTGAGATAGAGTGTTTGAATTCCTTACCTGAAAAGTTGCAACCGCTATTCAAAGAGCTAGTTATACAAAAGCAGGTAGATAAAGAGTATAAGAAGTTAGTAAAAGCAGCCGATGTTCTTACTGCTTACTTTAAAGCATGCGATGAACTAAAATTTCATAACCCAGAATTTGTCTCTGTTAAAAGGCGTTTATCTTTGAAAGTAGACACTTATAAGAAAGATATGCCTGAGGTAAGTATTTTTATGGAACTTTTTGAACAAAATTGTTTGGCTAGTCTGGATGATTTATCTAATTAA
- a CDS encoding recombinase family protein, whose amino-acid sequence MKVGFARVSTNEQDLEVQLSKLSDFGCEKVFKGKQSGTSIKNDEKLKELIDFIREGDEVIVTRLDRLGRSLKTILDSIDNIHRKGACLNIIDGSLNTSNDNPFSNAMINLCGVFAQLERDLIKARTAEGRAEAKAKGKHLGRMPALKDQQARELFNAKLNGESISALARKYKVSRPTVHRTISRIKKIIEQSKSITL is encoded by the coding sequence ATGAAAGTAGGTTTTGCTAGAGTCTCTACAAATGAGCAAGATTTAGAAGTGCAACTTTCTAAATTATCAGATTTTGGCTGTGAGAAAGTTTTCAAAGGTAAGCAATCAGGTACATCAATAAAAAATGATGAAAAGCTTAAAGAGCTTATCGATTTCATTAGAGAAGGTGATGAAGTAATTGTTACTCGACTAGATCGGCTTGGACGTTCATTAAAAACAATATTGGACTCAATAGACAATATTCATAGAAAAGGCGCTTGCTTGAATATCATCGATGGATCATTAAATACGAGTAACGACAATCCTTTTTCAAACGCAATGATTAATCTATGTGGCGTATTCGCTCAACTAGAGCGTGACCTAATAAAAGCGAGAACAGCCGAAGGCAGAGCTGAAGCAAAAGCAAAAGGAAAACACTTGGGGAGAATGCCCGCACTTAAAGATCAGCAAGCTAGAGAGTTATTTAATGCAAAATTAAATGGGGAGTCTATTTCTGCTTTAGCAAGAAAATATAAAGTGAGTCGTCCTACCGTTCACAGAACAATTAGTCGGATAAAGAAAATCATTGAGCAGAGTAAATCAATAACCCTATAA
- a CDS encoding DUF5676 family membrane protein yields the protein MKLNEKAFALACAAAFAIVWVVCSVLVMVMPDMMSSMTGNMLHTDWKSMGWHMSFIGVLIGGFLWALLMGITGWLIAKIYNMQSS from the coding sequence ATGAAACTTAATGAAAAAGCTTTTGCGTTGGCCTGTGCCGCCGCCTTTGCCATTGTTTGGGTTGTGTGTTCAGTTCTGGTTATGGTGATGCCAGATATGATGTCCAGTATGACTGGAAACATGTTACATACGGATTGGAAAAGTATGGGCTGGCATATGTCCTTTATAGGGGTACTTATTGGTGGCTTTTTATGGGCATTATTGATGGGGATCACTGGCTGGCTGATCGCTAAAATCTATAATATGCAATCAAGTTAG